A window of the Miscanthus floridulus cultivar M001 chromosome 14, ASM1932011v1, whole genome shotgun sequence genome harbors these coding sequences:
- the LOC136505156 gene encoding pollen-specific leucine-rich repeat extensin-like protein 3 → MEAACRATAAVVRLRRCRNDSSLAFVYLAAILLAAAATAAAFSDSEASDIARRQLLSLRDGDGDLPDDFEFDIHVDVTFANDRLRRAYVALQAWRRAMYSDPKNFTGGWVGADVCSYFGVTCVPALDDAKTTVVAGIDLNGGDIAGYLPAELGMLTDIAFFHINSNRFCGIIPKSFSRLALLHELDVSNNRFVGGFPDVVLQIPVLKYLDLRFNDFDGTLPPHLFDKDLDAIFVNSNRFVGFIPYNFGNSTATVVVLANNAFVGCIPRSVGRMAETLDQLMLLNNRLDGCIPPELAELVNSTVVDVSGNALVGTLPEGLANMTRLEHLDVSRNQLAGAVAERVCKLPALANFSFAHNFFSVEAEACMPSEDSPVELDDSGNCLGGGRPEQKPSPECAPVLAHPVDCRTNVCSKGPAPPAKKVVPRPPDVSPQPLKPAPSPEKQPPKKSPSPRPVTSPPPPAPISSPPPPVKSPPPPAPISSPPPPIKSPPPPVLVSSPPPAVKSPPPPAPVSAPPPPVKSPPPPPVPVRSPPPPVKSPPPPAPVSSPPPPINSPPPPPPVSSPPPPVKSPPPPAPVKSPPPPTPVSSPPPPVKSPPPPTPVSSPPPPVKSPPPPAPVSSPPPPVKSPPPPVKLPPPPVPVNSPPPPVKTPPSPAPVSSQPPPVKSPPPPVPVSSPPPPPTLVRYPPPPVKSPPPPAPVSSPPPPVTSPPPPTPVSSPPPPVKSPPPPAPISSPPPPVKSPPPPAPVSSPPPPAVPSPPPPAPSLTPPPAPEEFILPPIMAQQYASPPPPQFQGY, encoded by the coding sequence ATGGAGGCCGCCTGCCGCGCCACGGCCGCGGTGGTTCGCCTGCGCCGCTGCCGGAATGACAGCAGCCTCGCTTTCGTCTACCTCGCCGCCATCCTGCtcgcggcagcagccacagcgGCCGCGTTCTCGGACTCGGAGGCGTCCGACATCGCACGGCGGCAGCTGCTGTCCCTGCgggacggcgacggcgacctcCCCGACGACTTCGAGTTCGACATCCACGTGGACGTCACCTTCGCCAACGATCGCCTGCGCCGCGCGTACGTCGCGCTCCAGGCCTGGCGCCGCGCCATGTACTCCGACCCCAAGAACTTCACCGGCGGCTGGGTTGGAGCCGACGTGTGCTCCTACTTCGGCGTCACGTGCGTCCCGGCCCTCGACGACGCCAAAACCACCGTCGTCGCGGGCATCGACCTCAACGGCGGCGACATCGCGGGGTACCTCCCCGCCGAGCTCGGCATGCTCACCGATATCGCCTTcttccacatcaactccaaccgCTTCTGCGGCATCATCCCCAAGAGCTTCAGCCGCCTCGCGCTCCTCCACGAGCTCGACGTCAGCAACAACCGCTTCGTCGGCGGGTTCCCGGACGTCGTGCTGCAGATCCCCGTGCTCAAGTACCTCGACCTCCGGTTCAACGACTTCGACGGCACCCTGCCGCCGCACCTCTTCGACAAGGACCTCGATGCCATCTTCGTCAACAGCAACCGCTTCGTCGGCTTCATCCCGTACAACTTCGGCAACTCGACGGCCACGGTGGTGGTGCTCGCGAACAACGCCTTCGTGGGATGCATCCCTCGCAGCGTCGGCCGCATGGCCGAGACGCTTGACCAGCTCATGCTTCTCAACAACCGCCTCGACGGCTGCATCCCGCCTGAGCTCGCCGAGCTCGTCAACTCCACGGTGGTGGACGTCAGCGGGAACGCGCTCGTTGGCACGCTACCGGAGGGgctcgccaacatgaccaggttGGAGCACCTCGACGTGTCGCGGAACCAGCTCGCCGGCGCCGTGGCAGAGCGTGTCTGCAAGCTCCCGGCTCTCGCCAACTTCAGCTTCGCGCACAACTTCTTCAGCGTCGAGGCAGAGGCGTGCATGCCGTCTGAGGACTCGCCGGTGGAGCTCGACGACAGCGGCAACTGCCTCGGTGGCGGACGCCCGGAGCAGAAGCCATCGCCTGAGTGCGCACCTGTGCTCGCGCACCCCGTCGACTGCCGCACGAACGTCTGTTCCAAGGGGCCTGCGCCACCAGCAAAGAAGGTTGTTCCCAGGCCACCAGACGTTAGTCCACAGCCGTTGAAGCCAGCGCCATCACCGGAGAAACAACCACCAAAGAAGTCCCCATCACCACGCCCGGTGACCTCACCACCACCGCCAGCACCGATTAGTTCGCCGCCTCCACCAGTGAAATCTCCACCGCCACCGGCACCTATTAGCTCGCCTCCCCCACCTATCAAATCCCCTCCACCACCGGTTCTGGTTAGCTCACCACCACCAGCAGTAAAATCACCTCCACCTCCAGCACCGGTGAGTGCACCACCTCCACCAGTGAAATcccctccaccaccaccagtgcCGGTGAGATCACCTCCACCGCCAGTGAAATCACCACCTCCTCCAGCACCGGTAAGTTCGCCGCCGCCACCTATAAACTCACCTCCCCCACCGCCTCCAGTAAGCTCACCACCACCTCCAGTGAAATCCCCTCCACCACCTGCACCTGTAAAATCGCCTCCTCCACCGACTCCAGTGAGCTCACCACCGCCTCCGGTGAAATCCCCTCCACCGCCTACTCCAGTcagctcaccaccaccacctgtaaaatcacctcctccaccagctCCAGTGAGCTCACCACCACCTCCGGTTAAATCCCCTCCACCACCTGTAAAATTACCTCCTCCGCCGGTTCCTGTGAATTCACCACCGCCTCCGGTGAAAACCCCTCCATCACCGGCACCAGTTAGCTCACAACCACCACCTGTAAAATCACCTCCCCCGCCAGTTCCAGTGAGCTCACCACCTCCACCGCCAACTCTGGTAAGATATCCACCTCCGCCGGTGAAGTccccaccaccaccagctccagtaagctctccaccaccaccagtgaCCTCTCCACCTCCACCAACACCTGTGAGCTCACCACCTCCTCCAGTAAAGTCCCCTCCTCCACCTGCACCGATCAGCTCTCCACCCCCACCAGTCAAATCCCCACCACCACCTGCTCCGGTGAGCTCACCGCCTCCACCGGCTGTCCCATCACCGCCTCCACCAGCACCATCATTAACTCCACCGCCGGCTCCTGAGGAATTCATCTTGCCACCGATCATGGCGCAGCAGtacgcgtcgccgccgccgcctcagtTCCAAGGATACTAA
- the LOC136505265 gene encoding rapid alkalinization factor-like: protein MVRLALALLLLLAVAAFSASAAAGSHLDLDLGFLSSSSGGGAGRRRECRGTVAECLAEESEEEGLDLASSAESHRRALYGGGYISYGALRRDNVPCSRRGASYYNCRPGGQANPYHRGCSRITRCRG from the coding sequence ATGGTTAGGCTCGCACTGGCGCTGCTCCTGCTGCTGGCCGTGGCGGCGTTTTCCGCGTCGGCCGCCGCGGGGAGCCACCTGGACCTGGACCTgggcttcctctcctcctcctccgggggCGGCGCGGGACGCCGGAGGGAGTGCCGCGGCACGGTGGCCGAGTGCCTGGCCGAGGAGTCCGAGGAGGAGGGCCTGGACCTGGCCTCCTCCGCCGAGTCCCACCGCCGCGCGCTGTACGGCGGCGGGTACATCAGCTACGGCGCGCTGCGGCGGGACAACGTGCCCTGCTCCCGCCGCGGCGCCAGCTACTACAACTGCCGCCCCGGCGGCCAGGCCAACCCCTACCACCGCGGCTGCTCCCGCATCACCCGCTGCCGCGGCTGA